A genomic segment from Pedobacter sp. MC2016-14 encodes:
- a CDS encoding RagB/SusD family nutrient uptake outer membrane protein, translated as MKNILRFILGASLLTVLFGSCKQDFLDVKSNNQFTLATYYTSYDQCRRATAPLYNIVWYEFSSQFYFLVGDGRGNNLFTPYTSGESYIRLTETGETPTLIGAFQSLYVVITQADYVINNIDRALEYKVTQGQVNACKAEARFMRGLAYWYMGSVWGNVPIVEDPEAIAKNFKVRANNFEDVLQYSIRDLEYAAQWLPDTDVPGRLTKASANAALARLYITAACYARGGKFSSRWTITAASYYTMARDAAKKVIENTKYKLMDDYEQLFRVQSNNNTESLFSLQFVPGSSVYGTGNRTQDWLAHSTLVTGGLTAYGGSVFASGELIKLMQDRVELKRRKAIVFLPGAIYDYLGKDSPEGRYVAYTKAGNGYSYPNIKKHVVGGSKDTDGAAINGNSGLAMPMIRLAEVYLLYAEAILGLNSSTTDSEALKYVNLVRERAILDPVQEVTLANLWDERRVELAMEGQFWYDMVRRAYWDEAWVLNYMKNQNRSRYYNYLNSSSPNTFTWRTDTDGKQSNEPTKERLLLPYPATELVMNPLLREPSVPFDFGQ; from the coding sequence ATGAAAAATATATTAAGGTTTATCTTAGGTGCCTCATTGCTGACTGTACTTTTCGGTTCATGCAAACAGGACTTTTTGGATGTAAAATCCAATAATCAGTTTACATTAGCTACCTATTACACTTCCTATGATCAGTGTAGAAGGGCTACGGCGCCTCTATATAACATTGTTTGGTATGAGTTTAGTAGCCAATTTTATTTCTTGGTTGGCGATGGCCGGGGAAATAATTTATTTACCCCTTATACCAGTGGAGAATCGTATATCAGACTTACAGAAACGGGGGAAACCCCCACATTAATTGGTGCTTTTCAATCGCTGTATGTGGTCATCACCCAAGCAGATTATGTAATCAACAACATAGACAGGGCACTGGAATACAAAGTAACCCAGGGCCAGGTTAATGCCTGTAAAGCAGAAGCTCGTTTTATGCGTGGACTTGCCTATTGGTATATGGGTTCTGTATGGGGGAATGTCCCTATCGTAGAAGATCCAGAAGCGATAGCCAAAAATTTTAAAGTTAGGGCCAATAACTTTGAAGACGTATTGCAATACTCCATTCGTGATTTGGAATATGCCGCACAATGGCTACCCGATACAGACGTTCCTGGTCGATTAACAAAAGCGAGCGCCAATGCTGCTTTAGCAAGACTTTATATTACTGCTGCCTGTTATGCAAGAGGAGGTAAATTTAGCAGCCGCTGGACAATAACTGCAGCCAGCTATTATACAATGGCGCGAGACGCTGCCAAAAAAGTTATAGAAAACACCAAATACAAATTGATGGATGATTATGAGCAGTTATTTCGTGTACAAAGTAACAACAATACAGAATCTCTCTTCTCTTTACAGTTTGTTCCCGGTTCTTCCGTTTATGGCACAGGAAACAGGACACAAGACTGGCTTGCCCACAGCACGCTGGTTACGGGTGGCCTAACAGCCTATGGTGGATCTGTCTTTGCATCTGGAGAATTGATCAAACTGATGCAGGACAGGGTAGAGTTAAAGCGTAGAAAAGCCATCGTGTTTTTACCCGGTGCTATCTATGATTATCTTGGCAAAGACTCACCTGAAGGAAGGTATGTTGCGTATACCAAGGCAGGTAATGGGTATAGTTACCCCAACATCAAAAAGCATGTTGTAGGTGGATCAAAAGATACGGATGGTGCTGCAATCAATGGCAATTCTGGACTGGCAATGCCGATGATCAGACTTGCCGAAGTTTACCTGCTCTATGCAGAAGCGATCCTGGGTTTAAATTCATCTACAACAGATTCAGAGGCATTGAAGTATGTTAACCTGGTAAGGGAAAGAGCAATATTAGATCCGGTGCAGGAAGTTACTTTGGCAAACCTTTGGGACGAGCGGAGGGTTGAGCTTGCTATGGAGGGCCAGTTTTGGTATGATATGGTTCGCAGGGCCTATTGGGATGAAGCCTGGGTATTAAACTACATGAAAAACCAAAACCGGTCACGTTATTATAACTATTTAAACTCAAGCTCTCCAAATACCTTTACCTGGAGAACGGATACGGATGGCAAACAAAGCAATGAGCCTACAAAAGAACGGTTACTTTTACCATACCCAGCTACTGAACTCGTAATGAATCCCTTACTTCGGGAGCCTTCGGTACCATTTGATTTTGGACAATAG
- a CDS encoding glycan-binding surface protein: MKKLQHTGAGFLVLAAIFSTFFLLSCRKEKSGGAKAITVNRVSLHNPTTTDSTITKVRVGANIRLDGSGFTSLQQIYINGIKVGVSPTYVTETNVILTVPSDLPFGNDISDVNLRNTIRLVSRTDDITIPFIVQGAVPVISAVSHSLPKEGDVIQIFGTGFREITKLTFPGNIQVSPDLFQINTERTAITVTVPAGATTTVGAIRIDGDNGSANSPGYMNFADGVFVKLFSNDPNVAGGVAECNQRTYNFGSTNLISGNQTTLLPSTGAGPKNPQTYRQVPITKTTVAVDFSAGFDFRTCAAITAVLGSTNGVVKESTAIANLAIQFDYYIPVTWSSGLIRLELISGNTQWRYNYAPWAAAGGTRTPIDMNGWQTVTVPLSAFSGINAGSKSIGTLKELLDVMVGKGGVFRFINGTFTSSGGVAYPANPIANFQISFGNFRMVPYGKPSLN, translated from the coding sequence ATGAAAAAGTTACAGCATACAGGAGCAGGATTTTTAGTGCTCGCAGCCATATTCAGCACATTCTTTCTACTTTCCTGCAGGAAAGAAAAATCTGGTGGGGCAAAAGCAATCACCGTAAACAGGGTATCGCTTCACAATCCAACCACCACAGACTCTACAATTACAAAGGTTAGGGTTGGCGCAAACATCAGGTTAGATGGTAGTGGGTTTACATCGCTTCAACAGATCTATATCAATGGAATTAAAGTAGGAGTAAGCCCTACCTATGTTACAGAGACCAATGTGATCTTAACGGTGCCTTCGGATCTGCCTTTTGGAAATGATATTTCTGATGTCAATCTGCGAAATACCATTCGCCTGGTTTCCAGAACTGATGACATCACCATACCTTTTATCGTTCAGGGCGCTGTGCCAGTGATCTCTGCCGTATCACACTCCCTGCCTAAAGAAGGAGATGTCATCCAGATTTTTGGAACCGGTTTCAGGGAGATTACAAAATTGACATTTCCAGGTAACATTCAGGTGAGTCCAGACTTATTTCAAATTAACACTGAACGTACCGCAATCACGGTAACTGTACCTGCCGGCGCAACTACAACGGTGGGGGCGATAAGAATTGATGGGGATAATGGTTCTGCAAATTCACCTGGATATATGAACTTTGCAGACGGTGTATTTGTTAAACTTTTTAGTAATGACCCTAATGTTGCCGGAGGTGTAGCAGAATGCAACCAAAGAACTTACAATTTTGGTAGTACCAATCTTATATCGGGGAACCAGACTACATTGCTACCCAGCACAGGTGCAGGGCCTAAAAATCCACAGACTTACAGACAGGTGCCTATAACAAAAACAACTGTAGCGGTGGATTTCTCGGCCGGTTTTGATTTTCGTACCTGTGCGGCAATTACTGCTGTTCTGGGCTCAACAAATGGGGTAGTTAAAGAAAGTACTGCCATTGCAAATTTGGCCATACAGTTTGATTATTACATACCAGTAACCTGGTCTTCAGGATTAATTAGGCTAGAATTGATTAGTGGCAACACACAATGGCGTTATAATTATGCCCCATGGGCAGCCGCTGGAGGTACAAGAACGCCTATTGACATGAATGGCTGGCAAACGGTTACAGTTCCGTTGAGTGCTTTTTCAGGGATAAATGCAGGAAGTAAATCAATAGGAACACTAAAGGAATTATTGGATGTTATGGTTGGAAAAGGAGGAGTGTTCAGGTTCATAAACGGAACCTTTACAAGCTCAGGTGGTGTAGCTTATCCTGCCAATCCCATTGCAAATTTCCAAATTTCTTTCGGTAATTTCAGAATGGTGCCTTACGGTAAGCCATCTTTAAATTAG
- a CDS encoding endo-1,4-beta-xylanase produces MTAKIHYAIFFCIFFALVYGCKAQSTSIQDGKKGLKDYYRKYFPIGVAVNPQTLSDPDERALIFKEFNSITPENAMKMGPIHPKEQTYNWRDADSIVNFAVRNKLRVRGHTLLWHEQTPDWIFKDKEGREVSREVLLQRLKEHIYTVVGRYKGKIYAWDVVNEVIDDNPNNFLRKSKWLDIIGEDFIAKAFQYAHEADPNALLFYNDYNTERPSKRDKIFKLLKQLLEAKVPINGIGLQSHWSIFEPSEKDLRASIEAYASLGLQLHFTEVDMSVYPWEKDKRKKRDGETDALSAEQESKQAMQYAMAFRLFREYRKSITSVTFWNVSDRYTWLDLYPVEGRKNYPLLFDKDLKRKKVYNEVVNF; encoded by the coding sequence ATGACAGCAAAAATACATTACGCAATTTTCTTCTGCATTTTCTTTGCATTAGTTTACGGTTGCAAGGCACAAAGTACCTCTATACAAGATGGTAAAAAAGGCCTTAAAGATTATTACAGGAAGTACTTCCCTATTGGTGTTGCTGTAAATCCACAGACCTTAAGTGATCCGGATGAAAGGGCTTTGATTTTTAAAGAGTTTAATAGTATAACTCCAGAAAATGCAATGAAAATGGGGCCTATACATCCCAAGGAGCAAACCTACAATTGGCGTGATGCAGATTCAATCGTAAATTTTGCTGTCCGCAATAAATTAAGGGTAAGAGGCCATACACTACTTTGGCATGAGCAAACTCCGGATTGGATTTTTAAAGATAAGGAGGGCAGGGAAGTAAGCAGAGAAGTTTTACTCCAGCGTTTAAAAGAGCATATTTATACAGTTGTAGGTCGGTATAAAGGAAAAATATATGCATGGGATGTAGTCAATGAAGTTATTGATGATAACCCAAACAACTTTCTTAGAAAATCAAAGTGGTTAGACATCATAGGAGAAGATTTTATTGCAAAAGCATTTCAATATGCGCATGAGGCTGATCCTAATGCATTGCTTTTTTACAACGATTACAATACGGAAAGGCCTTCAAAAAGAGATAAAATTTTTAAGCTGTTGAAACAACTTTTAGAAGCCAAGGTACCGATTAACGGGATAGGGCTACAGTCGCACTGGTCTATCTTTGAGCCTAGTGAAAAAGATTTGAGGGCATCTATAGAGGCGTATGCCTCATTGGGCTTGCAGTTGCATTTTACTGAGGTGGACATGTCTGTATATCCCTGGGAAAAAGATAAGCGAAAAAAACGCGATGGGGAAACGGACGCCCTGAGTGCGGAGCAGGAAAGTAAGCAAGCCATGCAGTATGCAATGGCATTCAGACTATTTAGGGAGTACCGTAAAAGCATTACAAGTGTAACCTTTTGGAATGTTTCTGATAGGTATACCTGGCTTGATCTCTATCCCGTAGAAGGGCGAAAAAACTATCCATTGCTCTTTGATAAAGATTTAAAAAGAAAAAAAGTGTATAACGAAGTCGTAAATTTTTAG
- a CDS encoding glycosyl hydrolase 115 family protein, which produces MLRIFFRGLAVSIFTLSLTLGVAYAGEDEVYVSNKRTNNSFCLTSTGKVADIVFNAKDDIGVIRAIRNLQSDLEMVSGLKPKTFESGVMPQVKEILLVGTVGRNVLIDKLIAEHKLDVSAVKDKWEASITQVVLNPMPGVDKALVIAGSDKRGTIFGIYDLSEQIGVSPWYWWADVAVKPQSELYVRLGSFKRLPGVKYRGIFINDEAPALSRWSKKTFGGFNAKFYEKVFELILRLKGNYFWPAMWGSAFYVDDPKNPELANEMGVIIGTSHHEPLSRAQAEWKKYGGGAWDYSTNKNQLYNFWSEAIEKNSKYENILTIGMRGDGDEPMSESSNVALLEQIVKDQRKIIQDKTGKPAEKTPQVWALYKEVQDYYDKGMRVPDDVTLLLCDDNWGNIRRLPALNEKKRAGGYGIYYHFDYVGGPRNYKWLNTNPITKVWEQMNLAKEYGADRLWIVNVGDIKPMEFPTQFFLDMAWNPGRFNASNLQQYTIDWAKKQFGAQHAEVIADIITKYTKYNGRVKPELLDEFTYNIASYNEFETVVKDYKILSEQARKVQEELPLADRNAFFQLVMHPVEACANLYDLYYCVARNKLYASQGRAAANDMAQRAEELFAKDQQISDFYNYKVSEGKWQHMMDQVHIGYTGWQEPKTNKLPLLERITVPEEGNLGVAIEGSQRWWPNSKLEAKLPQFTPVYKAQHFIELFNKGIKPLYYKISAAESFVVLSSNDGQLLNQERIQVGIDWEKAPKGTMKIPITIAAAGKQVVVYAEVFNPSVQNSNEMQGLFVEQNGYISLDPSKYSRSIPKNGDEWKVLPNHGKTNSAISVIPVTAKRKDPQSSTSVEYDLYLFKAGVHKISTYVSPTLDFKGGAELKFAISIDNEMPKTISLHNNLGGSWEDNVAKNIKVLSTSVSISKPGKHVLKIWMVDPAVVIQKIVLDTGGMQASYLGPPERPAVK; this is translated from the coding sequence ATGCTGCGGATATTTTTTAGAGGGCTTGCCGTTTCTATTTTCACCCTATCGTTAACACTTGGCGTAGCTTATGCTGGTGAAGATGAGGTGTATGTTTCCAATAAAAGGACAAATAATAGTTTTTGTTTAACTTCCACTGGTAAAGTGGCCGATATTGTATTTAATGCTAAAGACGACATAGGAGTGATACGGGCGATAAGGAACCTTCAGTCAGATTTAGAAATGGTAAGTGGCCTGAAGCCTAAGACTTTTGAAAGTGGCGTTATGCCGCAAGTTAAGGAAATCCTGCTGGTTGGAACTGTGGGGAGAAATGTATTGATAGATAAACTAATTGCTGAGCATAAGCTTGATGTCTCTGCTGTAAAGGATAAATGGGAGGCCTCTATAACGCAGGTTGTGCTGAACCCTATGCCTGGCGTAGATAAAGCATTGGTCATAGCCGGCAGCGATAAAAGGGGTACCATTTTTGGTATCTATGATTTATCTGAGCAAATAGGGGTAAGTCCATGGTATTGGTGGGCAGATGTTGCCGTAAAACCCCAATCCGAACTTTACGTACGTCTGGGATCATTTAAAAGGTTACCCGGCGTAAAATACAGGGGCATATTTATCAATGACGAGGCACCCGCGCTATCAAGGTGGTCAAAAAAGACGTTTGGAGGCTTTAATGCGAAGTTTTATGAGAAAGTGTTTGAATTGATCCTTCGCTTAAAGGGAAATTATTTCTGGCCGGCGATGTGGGGAAGTGCGTTTTATGTGGATGACCCTAAAAATCCGGAACTCGCCAATGAGATGGGTGTAATTATAGGAACTTCCCATCATGAACCCCTAAGCAGGGCTCAAGCGGAATGGAAGAAATACGGCGGTGGGGCATGGGATTACAGCACCAATAAGAATCAACTTTACAATTTTTGGTCTGAAGCAATAGAAAAGAATAGTAAATATGAAAATATCTTAACCATTGGCATGCGCGGTGATGGAGATGAACCAATGAGTGAAAGCAGCAATGTTGCACTATTGGAGCAAATTGTTAAAGACCAGCGTAAAATTATTCAGGATAAAACTGGAAAACCAGCGGAAAAAACACCTCAGGTTTGGGCATTATATAAGGAGGTGCAAGATTACTACGACAAGGGGATGCGGGTTCCAGACGATGTGACTTTACTTTTGTGCGATGATAATTGGGGTAATATACGACGCTTACCGGCTTTAAATGAAAAGAAAAGGGCAGGTGGTTATGGAATTTATTATCATTTCGATTATGTTGGCGGGCCCCGGAATTACAAATGGCTAAATACAAATCCAATTACTAAAGTTTGGGAACAAATGAACCTGGCTAAGGAATATGGTGCAGATCGTTTATGGATCGTAAACGTAGGTGACATTAAGCCTATGGAGTTTCCAACTCAGTTTTTCCTGGACATGGCCTGGAATCCGGGGAGATTTAATGCTTCCAACCTTCAACAATATACAATAGATTGGGCAAAAAAACAGTTCGGAGCTCAACATGCTGAAGTAATTGCCGATATCATTACGAAGTATACCAAATACAATGGAAGGGTAAAACCAGAATTGTTAGATGAATTTACTTATAATATAGCCAGTTATAATGAATTTGAAACAGTAGTAAAGGATTACAAAATACTTTCAGAACAAGCCCGAAAAGTACAGGAGGAATTACCTTTAGCGGACCGAAATGCATTTTTTCAGCTGGTTATGCATCCTGTAGAAGCCTGTGCTAATTTATATGATTTGTATTACTGTGTAGCGAGGAATAAGTTGTATGCATCTCAAGGAAGAGCAGCTGCAAACGATATGGCGCAAAGGGCAGAGGAACTTTTTGCCAAAGACCAGCAAATAAGTGATTTTTATAATTATAAAGTTTCTGAGGGTAAGTGGCAGCATATGATGGATCAGGTTCACATAGGATATACTGGATGGCAGGAGCCGAAAACCAACAAATTACCACTGCTGGAAAGAATTACTGTTCCAGAAGAAGGTAACCTTGGGGTTGCAATAGAAGGCTCGCAACGTTGGTGGCCCAACTCAAAACTGGAGGCTAAACTTCCTCAGTTTACACCGGTTTATAAAGCGCAACACTTTATTGAGCTCTTCAACAAAGGCATAAAGCCCCTGTATTATAAAATCAGTGCTGCAGAAAGTTTTGTTGTTTTAAGCTCAAACGACGGTCAACTGCTCAATCAGGAACGGATCCAGGTTGGCATTGATTGGGAAAAGGCCCCAAAAGGAACAATGAAAATTCCCATAACGATAGCTGCTGCTGGAAAGCAAGTAGTAGTTTATGCAGAGGTTTTCAATCCTTCTGTGCAAAATAGCAATGAAATGCAGGGTTTATTTGTGGAGCAAAATGGTTATATCTCTTTAGATCCTTCAAAATATAGCCGTTCAATTCCTAAAAATGGCGACGAATGGAAAGTGTTGCCTAACCATGGCAAAACCAACTCCGCAATTTCAGTTATACCGGTTACAGCTAAGCGCAAGGACCCTCAGTCATCTACTTCAGTGGAGTATGATTTGTATTTATTTAAGGCCGGTGTTCACAAAATTAGCACTTATGTATCGCCTACACTTGATTTTAAGGGTGGTGCAGAATTAAAATTCGCCATTTCTATAGATAATGAGATGCCAAAAACAATCAGTCTGCACAATAACTTAGGAGGGTCATGGGAAGATAATGTGGCCAAAAATATAAAAGTGCTGAGCACATCGGTGTCAATTTCTAAGCCTGGCAAGCATGTTTTAAAAATTTGGATGGTAGATCCAGCAGTTGTGATTCAAAAAATTGTTCTGGATACAGGTGGTATGCAAGCCTCTTACCTTGGCCCACCAGAGCGTCCGGCGGTTAAATAG